The following DNA comes from Ornithobacterium rhinotracheale DSM 15997.
TTGAGAGCCTCACATCATTCCATCTAGCGCATACTTCTACTTTTACGCTAAACACTTTTTTTAATAACCACTTTTTCATTTTTTATTGATTTATAAGTTTCTCTAATTCCTGTTTTATTTTAAGCCCTTTGCCTCTGATAGGCATTCTTTCGCCTCGTGCAATTTGTCCAATATATATAGGCGAAGTATTAAAGGCTTCCGCCAGCTTTTGGTAAGGCGTCTGATGTTTTTCTTTGATAGCCTTGGCGAGTGTTTTATTTTTATTCATACCTTTGCTTTAAATTGACAATGCAAATACACAAACTTATTTGAAACACACAAACAAATGAGAGACAAAAAATCAAACTTATTTGAAAAAATAATACAAATATCTGAGTACTACGGATATAATTCTATAAACGATTTTTCAATAAACGGCTTAGGTTATACCTCTTCCGAAAAGATTAATAGACTTAAAGACCCAAATAAGAAACCATCAATAGACATAATAAATGATATTTCAAATAAGTTTGAAATTAATCTTAATTGGCTTTTAAATGATATAGGAGAAATGGTGATTGGGCAAAAACCAAATGTGCAAAAAAAGTTATACAATAAAAGTATAACTCAAAGTATAACCAAAAGTGTAACAAACGAAAAATTCAAAAAAGGTTACACTTCGGAAAAAGAGGAAAAAACCAAAAATGCAGAAAATACTAACAAAAAAAATGTTAGTATAAATGTTAGTGAAAATGTTAGAAAACGAAATGTGCAAAATTTACTAACAAATGAAGAGGAAAACGAGAATGTTGCTTTTTTCAATGAGGAAGAAAGGGCTTATGCTATCAGTAGCCTGCCCACTAATCGCAAAACACGAGATGCGCTTAGCCATATACAAGAAGTGCCTCTGTATAATTTTGAGGCCACTATGGGGCTAAAAGAGCTTTTTTCCGGCGGTAAATCTTCCGCCGCAATATTAGACACCATTAAGATCCCTAACCTGCCTAAATGCGACGGGGCTATCTTTGTTACAGGAGATAGTATGTATCCGCTGCTTAAAAGCGGCGATATTGTTTTATATAAAGAAATGCCCTTAGATTCAATTTTTTACGGAGAAATGTACTTACTATCCTATCGTGTAGATGAGTGGGAAGAATATATTACCGTTAAATATGTTCAAAAATCCGAGTTAGGGGGAGAGTATTTAAAACTTGTAAGCCAAAACCAGCACCTCCAGCCAAAAGATGTACTGGCAAGGGATATAAGCGCCATCGCCTTAATAAAAGCCTCAATAAGGATAAATACAATGATGTAATATCGGAATAAGCGGCTATTTTAGTACTAAAATAGCGGTTTTAACGGCTGTATCGTTATTTAGTAAGATAAAAAATATCGTTTCAATAGCGGTAAAATAGCGATAAATAACGGTAGGGTTTTGCGACCTCCCTTTATTTATCACTATTTCGCACTGCATTTTTTGTATTACCCCTTATAAAATTTAGGCTAAAAGATTAATCTAATTTATAGAATATCACGACATAATCACTTGTTTTTTTGTAATCTTATGCTCTATTTTGTGGCATTTCAATCGTGATGCCGTATCTTTGTCTCGTTTTGAAAGAAATTACAATCCAACAGTGGTATAATGAGCATCAATCTAGCGATTTGGTGCATTCGCTCGTGCAATTTGTAGAAAAACAAGCACATAGCAATCTGCAAATCAAGGGCTTGGTGGGCTCGTATTTTAGTCTTTTGACGGCGGCGGTTTTTAATCAAACCAAGAAAAATATACTTTTAATCTTTAACGATACCGAGGAGGCGGCTTATACACTCAACGAACTTGAAAGCGTGTTTGGGAAAGAAAAAGTGTTATATTTTCCCGCGTCTCATCGTCGTCCTTACGAGATTGAACAGACCAATAATGCCAATGTGGTGTTGCGTACCGAAGTGCTCAATAAATTAGCCAATTCAACCAAAACACATATTATGGTAACCACCGCACAGGCACTGACCGAGAAGGTAGTTACCAAAAAAACACTGAACACTAAAACGCAGAAAATCAAAGTAGGAGAGAAGCTTTCGGTAGAGTTTTTAAACGAAGTTTTGTTTTCATATGATTTTCATCGCACGGATTTTGTGACTGAGCCTGGCG
Coding sequences within:
- a CDS encoding S24 family peptidase, translated to MRDKKSNLFEKIIQISEYYGYNSINDFSINGLGYTSSEKINRLKDPNKKPSIDIINDISNKFEINLNWLLNDIGEMVIGQKPNVQKKLYNKSITQSITKSVTNEKFKKGYTSEKEEKTKNAENTNKKNVSINVSENVRKRNVQNLLTNEEENENVAFFNEEERAYAISSLPTNRKTRDALSHIQEVPLYNFEATMGLKELFSGGKSSAAILDTIKIPNLPKCDGAIFVTGDSMYPLLKSGDIVLYKEMPLDSIFYGEMYLLSYRVDEWEEYITVKYVQKSELGGEYLKLVSQNQHLQPKDVLARDISAIALIKASIRINTMM